From one Cynocephalus volans isolate mCynVol1 chromosome X, mCynVol1.pri, whole genome shotgun sequence genomic stretch:
- the LOC134368609 gene encoding uncharacterized protein CXorf51A-like gives MAKETRTPQPTRNTKAGKEGKTPCPPKSRGKGKGPKKTLKLKRPLQGSLRKKAAAKMTTPSFKTKKGKEPTLFGHYHRLNQELQQKELKQIRKDKEMPSTSRDDEMPSTSRDDEIPSTSRDNLGSH, from the exons ATGGCGAAGGAGACCAGGACACCACAGCCCACCAGAAACACCAAAGCGGGGAAGGAGGGGAAGACCCCCTGTCCACCcaagtccagaggaaagggcaag GGGCCCAAGAAAACCTTGAAGCTTAAAAGACCCCTCCAAGGGAGTCTGAGGAAAAAAGCTGCTGCAAAAATGACCACCCCCTCATTCAAaaccaaaaaagggaaagagccAACTCTATTCGGCCACTATCACCGGCTGAATCAGGAACTGCAGCAAAAAGAGCTGAAGCAAATCCGAAAGGACAAGGAGATGCCCAGCACCTCAAGGGACGATGAGATGCCCAGCACCTCAAGGGACGATGAGATCCCCAGCACTTCACGTGACAACCTGGGCAGTCACTAA